From the Winogradskyella forsetii genome, the window TTATAAGGTAAAGAAAACCATGCCATTCCATACACCATGGCGAACCATTCAAATTACGGATAATGCACCAGATTTAATTGAATCCAAACTCATCGTGAATCTTAACGAACCAAATAAATTAGGCGATGTGTCTTGGTTTAAACCTATGAAATATACTGGTGTGTGGTGGGAAATGCACTTAGGGAAATCCTCATGGGATTACGGAATGACACAAGATATGAGTACATGGACCGATGGTGGAAAATCGCATGGCAGACACGGCGCAACAACAGAAAATGTAAAGAATTTCATTGATTTTTCAGCAAAGAATAATATTGGTGGCGTTTTAGTTGAAGGCTGGAATACAGGCTGGGAACATTGGATTGGTTTTGAGGACAGAGAAGGGGTTTTCGATTTCGTAACACCGTATCCAGATTATGATATTGTCGAGGTGGTACGATATGGAAAGGAAAAAGGAGTTGACATCATTATGCATCATGAAACCTCTGCGGCAACCGAAACTTACGAAAAGCAACAAGATACAGCCTATGCTTTAATGCAGAAATACGGAATGCATGCTGTAAAATCAGGTTATGTCGGTAAAATTTTACCAAAAGGTGAATATCATCACGGACAATATATGGTGAATCACTATAACAACGCAGCCATAAAAGCAGCAAAATATGAAGTAGCAGTTAATGCCCATGAACCGATTAAGGCGACAGGGTTACGCAGAACCTATCCAAATATAATTTCGAGGGAAGGTTTACGTGGACAAGAGTTTAATGCGTGGGCAAGTGATGGTGGCAATCCACCAGAGCATTTACCAATTGTGGCTTTTACAAGAATGTTATCTGGACCTATTGATTATACACCTGGTATTTTCAACATTAAATTTGATGAATACAAAAAGGACAATCAAGTCAATACAACCATTGCTCAGCAATTGGCTTTGTATGTGGTCATTTACAGTCCTGTACAAATGGCAGCCGATTTGGTGGAGCATTATGAAGCTAATCCAGAACCTTTTCAGTTCATCAAGGATGTTGGCGTAGATTGGGAAAAAACTGTCGTTTTAAATGGCGAAGTTGGCGATTTTGTGACCATTGCCAGAAAAGAGCGTCAAACTGGTAATTGGTTTGTTGGTGGAATAACCGATGAAAACTCGAGAAGTATGGAGTTAACATTCGATTTTTTAGAGGAGAACCAAAACTACGAAGCCATACTCTATAAAGATGGAGAAAAGGCACATTGGGACAATAATCCTTTGGATATCAACATTGAAAAGATGGAACTTAATAAGGAATCAAAATTAAGTGTAAAGTTAGCTGAAGGTGGAGGTTTTGCCATTAGCCTTATGAAGAAACAATAATTAAATTGATAACGCCTTATGAAAAACATAATTACAATACTTGCTTTGCTGCTGTGCTTCAATGGTGCGTTTGCTCAAGTAGGAGTCGGCACTACGGATCCTAAAAGTACATTGGATATTAATGGGAATTTATCGCTTAAGGTTGTGAGTTTAAATGGTGGACCTGGTGGTTCTGCTACTCCTATAGACGATGGTGTTTATATAAACTTATCTCCAACTCCCTTTAATGTTGAGTTTATTCTGCCTGATGCCACAACAGTTCCTGGAAGAATATATATTCTAAGGAATATATCAGATTCAGAAAACGCACTAATATATACATTCGGAGCAAATGCCACTGCTGGAGCAGGAGTTGAATTTTTTCGAGGAGATGGAAGAAATAGTCAAGGACCACTTGGTTCTGTAACAATGGCGCCAGATATTGGAAATGATGGTGGAGACATTACTAAAACATTAATCTTTATTAGTGATGGTTCCAACTGGACTTATGGACATTTAGGACTTTAGTTTATTTTAATAGACGGATAATATTGCTTTCTTCTTTCATTTAATAAAATTGATGTTTTAAAATGTTCCTATTATTAATGTTTAACGTCAAGAGTATCCTTTAATAATTGATAAAACCAATGTAAGATAGTAGAGCTAAAAGCGACTAGTTCAATTATACGTATCTTAGTATACTAAACCAACCACAGTTTTGGACATAAACGAGCACATAGAAACACCCTTTGAGATTAAAATTAGTTTCAATAAAATATTAAATCAGTATGAAAATTTGATTGCTGCTGATAATGATTTTATTGCGGCTAATGCACGACGTGTTTTGAAAATAGCAGAAGAGAATCCCATTTTAAGAGATGGTTTTAGTGATTTTTCATTATTAAAAACCTACGAAAAAGAAATAGAGGGATTGCTTCAAGATGCTTTCAGTCCTTTGTTGACTAAAAACGAGATTAAAACAGCGACTATTCCGTTTCATAATTTTACGTTTAACCGATCAGAACGTTTTAAAAATATATTAAAGACAGCAGGTGATGATTTTGAACTACAAATATTGAATATGCCTGCAGACGAGAAATATATTTTTGTCTGTGCTGTGATTTTAAACTTTTGCTACGGTTACAATATCAATTTCAAGCGTCCTTTTTTCTACGAAATACCAGATGCCAATGGCGTAATGCGCTATTATAAAATGCTGTACAATGCAGATTTTATTG encodes:
- a CDS encoding glycoside hydrolase family 97 protein → MKTHLLSFGIILTIFSCNTSEKQTTEITSPNEKVTVNFNVNKEGQPFYLVKFNNKTVVDTSYLGFEFKNAPAFNKNFKIKNTSTSTFNETWQMPWGEQLDVVNNYNELKIELQEKTSPERLLNIVFKVYDDGIGFRYEFPEQENLKDDIFITEEHTEFNLTEDYKTFWIPGDWDIYEHLYNTTKLSEIDALQFANHKNLAQTYIPENAVNTPVTMVGNDGTHLSFHEAALIDYSGMTLKVDTKNLNLKSNLVGSENTDYKVKKTMPFHTPWRTIQITDNAPDLIESKLIVNLNEPNKLGDVSWFKPMKYTGVWWEMHLGKSSWDYGMTQDMSTWTDGGKSHGRHGATTENVKNFIDFSAKNNIGGVLVEGWNTGWEHWIGFEDREGVFDFVTPYPDYDIVEVVRYGKEKGVDIIMHHETSAATETYEKQQDTAYALMQKYGMHAVKSGYVGKILPKGEYHHGQYMVNHYNNAAIKAAKYEVAVNAHEPIKATGLRRTYPNIISREGLRGQEFNAWASDGGNPPEHLPIVAFTRMLSGPIDYTPGIFNIKFDEYKKDNQVNTTIAQQLALYVVIYSPVQMAADLVEHYEANPEPFQFIKDVGVDWEKTVVLNGEVGDFVTIARKERQTGNWFVGGITDENSRSMELTFDFLEENQNYEAILYKDGEKAHWDNNPLDINIEKMELNKESKLSVKLAEGGGFAISLMKKQ